From Brassica rapa cultivar Chiifu-401-42 chromosome A06, CAAS_Brap_v3.01, whole genome shotgun sequence:
AGTATGAATTGTTCTTCACAAATGATCTTGCGTGACTAAGTTAGTAAGTTACTCTAAAGGGATTTTCTGCTTTATCAAGTATATATCTCCTATAATTAGTTCAATGTTGAAACTACATTTGAGACTAAACCTACATTTAAACGCAACTAGGACCTCATGTGTTGTGCAACCAGCCAGCGATTAAAATTAAGTTAAAAATGGTTTAATTTGTATGAATATGTGCAAGTACTATTAAGTTATTCTAGTTTTTTTGTGCAAAATCTACTATTTAAATATCGTCACCGTTTGTTTAACATTTATACTTTCTGTAACTAATTCAGGTAAGATTATATGGCCGGAAAAAACATCAGCGACATTTGCATCTTTAATCGGAAACCTAGACCGGCGAGTAGAGTTAGACCGGAGAATAGAGAGAGGAAGTAAAAGATACAAAGCAATGTTGTCAATTATGGCTTCTAAGCTTtcttacgagaacacaaactttGTCAGCTCTGTCCTTCACAACCATTGGaaggttttaacttttaataataatctcttttctttttgctaAGTATCTTTTTTCCTTCATATTTTTCTCACAACTCTCACTATCAAAAATAATTCAAGGTTGCATAGGGTTATATTCTAGTAAATAAAACGTAACAGTCAAGATTGTCATCGATGACTCGTCTAAAGGTTCTTTCAAAGCAATTATCCAACAATTCTTTgtaaaagtatttaaaaattatgtcAAAATAAGGCAACTGATGCGTACTGTTTTACCTGTATCTTCATTTCGTCGAAATATTTAAGTGCATCTTTAGAACATGATCACGCATGATTATCTTTGAGACAGAAATTAATAcaatacaataattaaaaattatatgttaGACTTTTTAATCGCTATTTGTTAATTTATTCCTGGAACAGATGGACTTATTGGGTTTCTACAGCTGTTGGAATGGTGAGGAAAAATATATGACTCAATCTCTATACATATTTTGCCAAAAGAAAGAGGGTCTATACATGTCTTTATTCTCATTTTCTATAGAATTCTACAAGATTATGCCTTaattctttaatatttttaggatattaaaattttgacttGTATCAAGTATCAAGAATAGtgaccaaaaaaattattatatatagaatatttacataatttttgGTGTTTTTTCTTCAGagagtaatatttattttcttcggAGAGTAATACTTTATTATTTGGGTTTCTTAGGTTACCAGAAACAGAAGTCAACGGAAGTGATTGTTATAAAAGACACAAGCACGTATCCGAACCTCATCGTCGTCAGTTTCAGAGGCACCGATCCTTTCGACTCCGATGATTGGTGTACCGACTTTGATCTTTCCTGGTaagctttttttattttttatttgctttAATATACTCTTCTTTTGGACATTGTTTCGATAATCTCCAAACATAAATCATTGTTCTTAGTTCACTTTAGGTTGGAGTCTATTCAGTTTAGGGTCGTTGATTGGTTCCTCTAGTTACACCAATGTTGATTTTCAAAATAGGTACGAGATTAAGAATGTGGGAAAAGTACATGGTGGATTCATGAAAGCTTTAGGCCTTCAAAAAGAAGGATGGCCTAAAGATGTAAATTTTGACCAAACCCAAAATGAAACAACTCAATATGCATACTATACTATTATGCATCACTTAAAAGAGATCCTCGATCAAAACCCGGCATCCAAATTTATCTTGACTGGACATAGCCTAGGTGGAGCCCTAGCGATCCTATTCACGGCCGTGTTGATGATGCATGACGAAGAGCAAATGCTAGACAAGCTCGAAGGAGTTTACACATTTGGGCAGCCCCGCGT
This genomic window contains:
- the LOC103828005 gene encoding uncharacterized protein LOC103828005 isoform X2, whose product is MCTTEKYFVLDPREATFSDLACFLFSSDLRNRKFIDSSEQKLEDDLCRFRRRWIIFVSIVIQKLMILLRKPLYFLGFYISFWLNLLSSNGGFFKILPNLFKGKIIWPEKTSATFASLIGNLDRRVELDRRIERGSKRYKAMLSIMASKLSYENTNFVSSVLHNHWKMDLLGFYSCWNGYQKQKSTEVIVIKDTSTYPNLIVVSFRGTDPFDSDDWCTDFDLSWYEIKNVGKVHGGFMKALGLQKEGWPKDVNFDQTQNETTQYAYYTIMHHLKEILDQNPASKFILTGHSLGGALAILFTAVLMMHDEEQMLDKLEGVYTFGQPRVGDEEFGKFMKNSLKKYEVMYERYVYCNDMVPRLPFDDKTLMFKHFGACLYYDSFYRGKDSARIEYPGL